In one window of Hymenobacter nivis DNA:
- a CDS encoding GumC family protein → MEMFPLGSERNNAKSISATIAGYARYWYWFLLGVAIAIGCTIVYLRYLAIPKFLVTSTLLIKDNKANPDLSGAGKFTASEATQATKSVDDEIEVLKSKSLMLRVVNELSLNTSYYVQGRFKDVEVYERNLSIKLIINNLDSTAFDKTIVVQPTSNNSFFLNDLTGGNVSHEFGKQITTSYGTFTIVSTSAYIQQKGSESKKIIVRFRSPRSLVDEFNGNLTIAPIKKESNALLVSIVDALPERGKAVISKLLEDYNKEALEDKNLAATSTISFLDNRLSNLTAELSGVENRVEKYKSQNEVADVSTQASSYVAQAGENTRKLSDWATQISVLESIEDYLRQSTGPGQSQLVPSTLGIQDQTLTGLITKFNDLQMERERMLRTAEPGNQIVQSINEQITNLRANILENLRNIKNGLVITSNSLKANSRQFSSRIRNVPVIQREILEITRQQAIKQTLYEYLLQKREEAALVLAATSSNSRIIDVATVEPYPVSPNKQLLYLVSILLGIVVPFTGIFIKDLLNDKVQTRQEVEQLTQTPILGELAHSTDSGIILSKSNRSPAAETFRFIRANLSFAAGGRENKVLLVTSGMGGEGKTFFTINLGASLVLAGKRVLLLELDLRKPALSQELDLTPGPGLTDYLISNEVPIHDLLKASNKIPGLMAISSGPIPPNPAELMMSPKLGELLAELRLSFDHILLDTAPVGLVADALSLSSAVDSSIYLVRCNYTYKKQLAIIDSIYRSNSLCHSMIVLNDIKNKDSYAYGYGYDEKSANKAAKRSNSLEIRA, encoded by the coding sequence ATGGAAATGTTCCCATTAGGTTCTGAGCGGAATAACGCCAAAAGCATCAGCGCTACTATTGCTGGCTATGCACGGTATTGGTATTGGTTCTTGCTAGGTGTTGCGATTGCAATTGGCTGCACTATTGTATACTTGCGGTATTTAGCAATACCAAAATTTTTGGTTACTAGCACGCTGCTAATTAAAGATAATAAAGCAAATCCTGATCTATCTGGCGCTGGTAAATTCACGGCTTCTGAAGCCACTCAAGCTACAAAAAGTGTTGACGATGAGATAGAAGTTTTAAAGTCAAAAAGCTTGATGCTGCGAGTGGTTAATGAGCTATCGCTAAATACTAGCTATTATGTGCAAGGGCGTTTCAAAGATGTGGAAGTGTACGAGCGAAATTTATCAATTAAGCTTATTATCAATAATTTAGATTCCACTGCTTTTGATAAGACTATTGTTGTTCAACCTACTTCCAATAATTCGTTTTTTTTAAATGATCTTACGGGAGGAAATGTTTCCCATGAGTTTGGAAAACAAATTACCACTTCTTATGGCACTTTCACGATCGTTTCTACTTCCGCTTATATCCAACAAAAAGGATCAGAGAGTAAGAAGATTATTGTTCGCTTCCGCTCTCCCCGCAGCTTAGTTGATGAGTTTAATGGTAACCTTACGATTGCTCCCATAAAAAAGGAAAGCAACGCTCTGCTGGTAAGTATAGTTGACGCCCTGCCTGAGCGTGGCAAAGCTGTTATTAGCAAATTACTGGAGGACTATAATAAAGAAGCGCTTGAGGATAAAAATTTGGCTGCCACGAGCACGATAAGCTTCCTAGACAATCGACTAAGTAATCTTACTGCTGAACTAAGCGGCGTAGAGAACCGGGTAGAAAAATACAAAAGCCAGAATGAAGTAGCGGACGTAAGTACCCAAGCATCGAGCTACGTGGCGCAGGCTGGCGAAAATACTCGTAAGCTGAGCGATTGGGCTACCCAAATAAGTGTTTTAGAGTCTATAGAAGACTATTTACGCCAGAGTACTGGCCCTGGCCAGTCCCAATTGGTACCCAGCACCCTAGGTATTCAAGACCAAACGCTAACCGGGCTTATCACGAAGTTCAACGATTTGCAAATGGAGCGTGAACGGATGTTGCGCACAGCTGAGCCCGGTAATCAAATAGTACAGTCAATAAATGAGCAGATCACTAATCTAAGGGCGAATATCCTTGAAAACCTTCGCAATATTAAAAACGGCTTGGTTATCACCAGCAATAGCTTAAAGGCGAATTCCCGGCAGTTTTCGTCACGCATTCGCAATGTGCCCGTTATCCAGCGGGAGATACTAGAAATTACTCGTCAACAAGCCATTAAGCAAACATTATATGAATACCTGCTGCAAAAGAGGGAAGAAGCTGCGCTGGTTTTAGCCGCAACCAGTTCCAATTCTCGTATTATTGATGTGGCAACAGTTGAACCTTATCCGGTAAGTCCCAACAAACAGCTGCTGTACCTTGTGTCGATACTGCTAGGAATTGTGGTGCCGTTTACCGGAATTTTTATTAAAGACCTTCTCAACGATAAGGTGCAAACCCGTCAGGAGGTGGAGCAACTCACCCAGACGCCTATCCTTGGCGAATTGGCACATAGCACCGACAGTGGCATCATCTTGAGCAAGAGCAACCGCAGCCCTGCCGCGGAAACGTTCCGGTTTATCCGCGCTAACTTATCGTTTGCTGCCGGCGGACGCGAAAACAAAGTTCTTTTGGTGACGTCGGGAATGGGTGGGGAAGGAAAGACTTTTTTTACTATCAACCTAGGCGCCAGTCTGGTACTGGCAGGCAAACGCGTGTTGCTGCTTGAATTGGATTTGCGCAAGCCGGCTTTGTCGCAGGAGTTGGACCTGACCCCTGGCCCGGGCCTGACCGACTACCTGATATCGAATGAAGTGCCGATTCACGACCTTCTCAAGGCTTCGAATAAAATCCCGGGCCTAATGGCCATCAGCTCGGGCCCTATACCTCCGAATCCGGCTGAACTGATGATGTCGCCTAAACTGGGAGAGCTATTAGCTGAATTACGTTTAAGCTTCGACCACATTCTTTTAGATACTGCGCCAGTGGGTTTGGTAGCCGATGCGCTGAGTCTTAGCTCGGCGGTGGATTCGTCGATTTATTTAGTTCGTTGCAATTATACCTACAAAAAACAGCTGGCCATCATTGATAGTATATATCGCAGTAATTCGCTTTGCCACAGTATGATCGTATTGAATGACATTAAAAATAAAGATTCATACGCTTATGGATATGGCTACGATGAAAAGTCGGCCAATAAAGCTGCTAAGCGGAGTAATTCACTAGAAATAAGAGCTTAA
- a CDS encoding lipopolysaccharide biosynthesis protein: MPVSNKTYFTRGFFQRITAYPEFAKLMAWGKLASITGSAQLVVQAVSFACGILVIRLLPTKEYALYTLANTMLGTMVVLADGGITNGVMSQGARVWQDRIQMGAVLATGLDLRRKFAVGSLLIAAPALVYLLRHHDASWTMSFLLVAALIPAFLASLSGNLLEVAPRLHQDIVPLQKIQVGGNIGRLAMLCVTLFAFPWAFVAILAAGLPQIWSNQWLRKLSLVHADWHQAPDPVVRREILSIVKRLLPDAIYYCLSGQITIWLISLAGSTAAVAQIGALGRLAMGIGVFGALFGTLITPRFARLPSNSPVLLKRYLQLQAGLVIFSLGIVGGSWLFANQLLWVLGKNYAALKTEMVLNMGAGALSLMQGAAFSLCTFRGWVINPLIFIPVSILSIAAGVALFDVSTLKGIIVLNILVICVQLTMLITYSILKMQRAKREAQTA; encoded by the coding sequence ATGCCTGTATCGAACAAAACGTATTTTACCCGAGGTTTTTTTCAACGGATTACGGCTTATCCCGAATTTGCCAAGTTGATGGCGTGGGGGAAATTGGCCAGCATCACCGGGTCGGCGCAGCTGGTGGTGCAGGCCGTCAGCTTTGCCTGCGGCATCTTGGTTATTCGGCTGCTGCCAACGAAAGAGTACGCCCTGTACACGCTTGCCAATACCATGCTGGGGACGATGGTCGTCCTCGCCGATGGCGGCATCACCAACGGGGTTATGTCGCAGGGGGCCCGGGTGTGGCAAGATCGCATCCAAATGGGTGCAGTGCTTGCCACTGGCCTCGATTTGCGCAGAAAATTTGCGGTGGGAAGCTTGCTGATTGCTGCCCCAGCGCTAGTTTATTTACTACGGCACCACGATGCCAGTTGGACGATGTCGTTTTTGCTGGTGGCAGCGCTCATTCCTGCGTTTCTCGCCTCGCTCTCCGGCAACTTATTGGAAGTGGCCCCGCGGCTGCACCAAGACATTGTGCCGTTGCAGAAAATCCAAGTCGGGGGCAACATCGGGCGGCTGGCCATGCTGTGCGTAACGCTCTTTGCGTTTCCATGGGCTTTCGTGGCCATTCTTGCGGCGGGGCTTCCCCAAATTTGGTCGAACCAATGGCTCCGCAAGCTATCGCTGGTACACGCCGATTGGCATCAAGCGCCAGACCCAGTGGTTCGCCGGGAGATTTTGTCCATCGTGAAGCGCTTGCTACCCGATGCGATTTACTACTGTTTGTCGGGTCAAATTACGATTTGGCTTATTTCACTGGCGGGGTCTACCGCAGCCGTGGCCCAAATAGGAGCCCTGGGCCGGCTGGCCATGGGCATTGGCGTCTTCGGGGCATTGTTTGGCACGCTGATTACGCCAAGGTTTGCGCGGCTGCCTAGTAATTCGCCGGTGCTGCTGAAGCGGTACTTGCAGCTCCAGGCTGGCTTAGTGATATTTTCCCTTGGCATTGTGGGCGGCTCGTGGTTGTTCGCCAATCAGCTGCTTTGGGTGTTGGGTAAAAATTACGCGGCGTTAAAAACCGAAATGGTGCTTAATATGGGTGCTGGCGCACTCAGTCTGATGCAAGGCGCCGCTTTTTCGCTGTGCACTTTTCGGGGGTGGGTCATCAACCCCTTAATTTTTATTCCAGTCAGCATTCTGTCGATTGCCGCTGGCGTGGCGCTATTCGATGTTTCTACGCTAAAAGGTATCATCGTGCTCAACATATTGGTAATCTGCGTTCAACTTACTATGCTGATAACCTACAGCATTCTTAAAATGCAGCGGGCGAAACGTGAAGCACAGACAGCGTAG
- a CDS encoding glycosyltransferase family 4 protein gives MTGKLIFSHPTGNANVRAAAAGLEQSGQLAAFHTAIAAFPGSLLDRLGAAGPLAELRRRGFEAALAPLTHTWPWREAGRLLASRTGLASLTRPEVGPFSVDAVYQSLDRRVAGSLANAARQGATGVYAYEDGAAGAFQAAKGLGLTCFYDLPIGYWRAARRLLAPERERWPAWAPTLEGFGDSDAKLARKDEELRLADRIFVASKFTANTLCDYSGPLAPIEVIPYGFPAVGEPRTYSAPTGRPLKLLFVGSLSQRKGVANLFAAVAALAPHVELTVVGHKAGGPCPALDAALALHHWIPSLPHAEVLRLMRAHDVLAFPSLFEGFGLVISEAMSQGTPVITTDRTAGPDLIEHGHSGWLVEAGSTDALQAALANLLHQPAAVAQAGRAAQEAARRRPWAAYGQELAAALAR, from the coding sequence ATGACCGGTAAACTCATTTTCTCGCACCCTACTGGCAACGCCAACGTGCGCGCCGCCGCGGCCGGGCTGGAGCAGAGCGGCCAGCTGGCGGCGTTTCATACCGCCATTGCGGCTTTTCCGGGCAGCCTACTTGACCGGCTGGGTGCCGCGGGGCCCCTGGCCGAGCTACGCCGCCGCGGCTTTGAGGCCGCCTTGGCCCCACTTACGCACACCTGGCCTTGGCGCGAAGCCGGCCGCTTGCTGGCCAGCCGCACCGGCCTGGCGTCGCTGACGCGCCCCGAGGTGGGCCCCTTCTCTGTCGATGCCGTGTACCAGAGCCTTGACCGACGGGTGGCGGGCAGTTTAGCGAACGCCGCCCGGCAGGGCGCCACCGGCGTGTACGCCTACGAGGACGGCGCGGCCGGTGCTTTCCAGGCCGCCAAAGGTCTTGGCTTGACGTGCTTTTACGACTTGCCCATTGGGTACTGGCGGGCGGCGCGGCGGCTGCTAGCTCCCGAGCGCGAGCGGTGGCCAGCGTGGGCCCCCACGCTGGAAGGCTTTGGCGATTCAGACGCCAAGCTGGCCCGCAAAGACGAAGAGCTGCGCCTGGCCGATCGTATTTTTGTGGCCAGTAAATTTACCGCTAATACCCTATGTGACTACTCTGGCCCGCTGGCGCCCATTGAAGTCATTCCCTACGGCTTCCCGGCCGTGGGCGAACCCCGCACGTACAGCGCGCCCACCGGCCGGCCCCTAAAGCTGTTGTTTGTGGGCAGCCTGTCGCAGCGCAAGGGCGTGGCCAACCTATTCGCGGCCGTGGCAGCCTTGGCGCCGCACGTGGAGCTGACCGTGGTGGGCCACAAGGCCGGGGGCCCCTGCCCGGCCCTCGACGCGGCCCTGGCCCTGCACCACTGGATTCCCAGCCTGCCGCACGCCGAGGTGCTGCGCCTGATGCGGGCCCACGACGTACTGGCTTTTCCGTCGTTGTTCGAAGGCTTCGGGCTGGTAATCAGCGAGGCCATGTCGCAGGGCACGCCGGTCATCACCACCGACCGCACGGCGGGCCCCGACCTCATCGAGCACGGCCACAGCGGCTGGCTCGTCGAAGCCGGCTCAACCGACGCATTGCAGGCCGCCCTGGCCAACCTGTTGCACCAGCCCGCCGCCGTGGCCCAGGCTGGCCGCGCCGCCCAAGAAGCGGCCCGCCGCCGGCCGTGGGCGGCCTACGGGCAGGAACTCGCCGCTGCCCTGGCCCGGTAG